The genomic window TCGCGAGCGGTTGCAGCAGTGAGCCATCCACATGCACGGCCCATAACTTCATGAATGATGAGCATTCTTGGGTTGGCACTGAACTCGTGAACCACGTTTCCAAAAAATCGAGCGCCGCATTCGGCTGCGGTGAGCGCGCCAAGAGTTTGCCCGATGGGAAACACGTCATTGTCGACAGTTTTAGGAAGTCCAACAACGGTGAGCCGGTAGCCGTGTTGATTGAGGTAGGCAGCAAGTTGTGCAGCCATGGTGTTGGTATCGTCCCCGCCGATGGTGTGTAAAATGGTGATTTCATCTTTTTGGAGCTGTTTGGCTGCAACTTCCAGAGGGTTGTCTCCTGGTTGGACGAGACCTCGCTTCTCGCAGTCGGGGATGTTGGTGAGCTTGACGCGGCTGTTGCCGATGGGGCTGCCGCCATGGTCGCGTAGTTTTGAGGCGCGTTCGCGAATCGCTGGACTGACAGCAATAGAATCTCCAAGCAACAGTCCCTTGTAGCCATCTCGGTAACATAGAATTTCAGTTGCCGGATCGTGCGCGGTGTAGAGTTCAATCAAGGATGCAATTGCTGAAGATAAACAAGGGGCTAAGCCGCCCGCTGTTAGAATACCAATTTTCGCCTTTGTCATCTAAATCTCCGGTAGTTTGAGCCGATTGGCTAACATCTGTTTGAGCTGAGTACAATTGCTACGAGGTTTGCCTTACCGAGCTAAATACAGTGACTGGGGGTACCTGTATCTAAAAAGTTGGAAACGACCGTGCTATTCACTCTTGAACCTCATGGGACAGAGTGCGAAAGTCTGGCCGCATCGTCAACCCCGAGTGTGTGAGGCCATATATTATGACAGGATTTATCGTTCAGGCCATTGAGCTCTATTCATATATCGTTTTGGCCAGTGTTTTGGTGTCGTGGGTGCGATTGCCGCGAGACAATCCATTGGTTCAAATCCTAGATACGTTTACTGAACCTGTACTGGAACCTATTCGTAAGCTGATGCCGGACATGGGCGGCATTGATTTCTCGCCGATGATTCTCTTCGTTTTGCTCAGCATGCTTAGTTCTCAGTTCTAATCGGACTCTGCGCTCTCTGCGTCCTCGGTGAATACACATGCGGCGTCTTGAGCTGCTTGTTCTTCTTGGCAAGCCAAGGGTGATTCGAGGTT from Deltaproteobacteria bacterium includes these protein-coding regions:
- a CDS encoding pyrophosphate--fructose-6-phosphate 1-phosphotransferase, with product MTKAKIGILTAGGLAPCLSSAIASLIELYTAHDPATEILCYRDGYKGLLLGDSIAVSPAIRERASKLRDHGGSPIGNSRVKLTNIPDCEKRGLVQPGDNPLEVAAKQLQKDEITILHTIGGDDTNTMAAQLAAYLNQHGYRLTVVGLPKTVDNDVFPIGQTLGALTAAECGARFFGNVVHEFSANPRMLIIHEVMGRACGWLTAATARDYRQALEGQSFMDELGLYQKRKDVHAVYVPEMSIDLQAESERLRAVMDEHDCVNIFLSEGAGVQSIIDEMESRGEDVPRDAFGHVKLDQVNPGQWFGKQFAERIGAEKVLVQKSGYYARSAPSNAADIALIHSCAEMAVRSALDGVEGVIGHDEDHDQTMRPIEFERIKGGKPFDTECDWFQALLKSIGQTP
- a CDS encoding YggT family protein translates to MTGFIVQAIELYSYIVLASVLVSWVRLPRDNPLVQILDTFTEPVLEPIRKLMPDMGGIDFSPMILFVLLSMLSSQF